The Pelodiscus sinensis isolate JC-2024 chromosome 6, ASM4963464v1, whole genome shotgun sequence genome has a segment encoding these proteins:
- the MACIR gene encoding macrophage immunometabolism regulator, with product MEVDINGETRTTIATLPLPIAEVSSTGKVEAEKPRCSSTPCSPMRRTVSGYQILHMDSNYLVGFTTGEELLKLAQKCTGSEENKVEAMPTVRSKQLDSGLTRSSRLYKARSRYYQPYEIPAVNGRRRRRMPSSGDKCTKALPYEPYKALHGPLPLCLLKGKRAHSKSLDYLNLDKMNIKEPADTEVLQYQLQHLTLRGDRMFARNNT from the coding sequence ATGGAAGTTGACATAAATGGAGAGACCAGAACAACCATAGCTACGCTTCCCTTACCTATTGCAGAGGTGAGTTCCACAGGCAAAGTGGAAGCAGAGAAACCTCGATGCTCCAGCACCCCATGCTCACCAATGCGACGGACTGTTTCAGGCTATCAGATCCTTCACATGGATTCTAACTACCTGGTTGGCTTCACAACTGGTGAGGAGCTCTTGAAATTAGCCCAGAAGTGTACAGGAAGTGAAGAAAATAAAGTGGAAGCTATGCCCACCGTGCGCTCCAAACAACTTGATTCAGGACTGACACGTTCCTCACGGTTGTACAAAGCTAGAAGTAGGTACTATCAGCCATATGAGATTCCAGCTGTAAATGGAAGAAGGAGACGACGGATGCCGAGCTCAGGGGATAAATGCACTAAGGCTTTACCATATGAACCCTACAAGGCACTTCATGGTCCTCTGCCTCTTTGTCTCCTCAAAGGTAAGAGGGCTCATTCTAAATCCCTGGACTACCTCAATTTAGATAAAATGAACATCAAGGAACCTGCAGACACAGAAGTGCTACAATATCAGCTCCAGCACCTTACACTAAGAGGGGACCGTATGTTTGCTAGAAATAACACATGA